The Spirosoma oryzicola region CAATACCATCACATCGAGATGGGTATCGACCATATCATCCAGCTGGAAACTACTCAACTCTAACACGTAGTAGTCAAACGAACCGTCGATCACCTGAGCGGCAAAACTATCGCCTACGTTGCCCGCCAGTCCGACATTTAGCCCCGCTTTTTTCAGCAAATGATAGATTAGCAGCGTCGTTGTCGTTTTTCCATTGCTGCCTGTGATTCCGATCAGCTTGGCGTTCGTGTAACGAGCAGCAAACTCAATCTCCGAAATAACCGGTGTACCTTGTGCTTTCAGCTTTTGCACCAGCGGCACCGTTGCCGGAATGCCGGGGCTTTTCACGACTTCTACAGCGTCAAGAATCTTTTCTTCGGTATGTTCTCCTTCTTCAAACGGAATACCAGCGGCTCGCAGCGTAGCCCGGTAGCTTTCTTTCAAAGAGCCCTTATCCGACAAAAAAACGTCAAACCCTTTTGCTTGGGCTAATAAGGCCGCCCCTACTCCGCTTTCTCCTCCGCCAAGAACCGCTATTTTCTTTGCTACCATAATGAATTAAACAAGTAGCAAAATAACGCATAAATGAAGAAGCCCCGGTTACGCACCGGGGCTTTTCCTGTATTTTTCGATTGTAATTACGGTTTAGAGCCAAGTGAACTCGAAAGACGGGCACGGTTGGCTAGCTTGACGATTAGAAAAACAACCCAGGCGATAATCAGAAACTGAATGGCTACGTTCAGGAAGTTTCCGTAACGGATTGCCACTTCAGGCGTTGTCCCAACGGCTTCTTTCAACACTATCTTCATCTGGCTAAAGTCAATACCCCCAATGACTAAACCTAGTATCGGATTGATTATATCCTCTACTAATGACGTGGTAATTTTTCCAAAAGCCGCGCCAATGATAATACCAACGGCCAGATCTAGTACATTCCCTTGCGCAATGAATGCTCGAAACTCGCTCAGCATAAGACGGTTATTTTAGTTCTGAAATAGTCATTAACGCTGTCAAACTATATAATCCTTATTTCAAATCAAAATCGTCCCGGTAACGGATCGGTCGATTTAAGTGGATCTCTTTTCTGCCGAAATGAACTGATGTTGTACACTAACCCAATGGCCAATGTCTGCTGTATTTGAAGCGATGAACTGAAATCTTTGTTGTACAAAGCAATCAGGCCAAAGGTTGTGTTTAGATAGCGACTTACTTTAGCGGTCAGGAGGAGGTCGAGCCGGTGGTTGACATTCCTCAAATTCTCATAAACGGTAAACAGTTGATACCGGGCGTTCAGCGCTATGTTCTGGGTCAAGTTTCGGTTTATAACTGTTTGTAACTGAAAGGCCAGCCACTCTGTCCGCATCTTTCGACCGGGTTGAACACCATAAGCCACTTGGGTAGGATCGGCAACAAACGTACCATCCGATAACTCGCGCACCCGTACCGCGTCGTCGGACACGAATGTAAAGCGGGGAGCAACGGGGCTCATCCGAAGCGAAAACCAGTCATTTGGCCGATAAGCCACCCCTACACCAAAGGTGAGCTGGGCGGGCGCAAAGAAATTCGACACCTTCAGCCGGGGCTGATCGGCGGGGAGCTTATCGTACCGGTAACCAGGGGCAAAAAAGGTGTTGAACGTCCCGGAGACAAATAAATCCCATTTGGGAGCAATCTTGCGGCCCAGTACCGAAATCAAAATAAGCTGATCAGCAGCCTTGCGCGTAGTACCGACCTGCGTGACATAGCCCAACTGAAGATCAGCGGTGTTGTCCCATGACATTTTTTCTTTTTCGTAGAAGGCACGCGCTGCGACAACAGCTCCTAACGATACGGAATTGACGCCCCCCCCTGACCAGTTGCTAAACGATGCCTGGTTGAAGTTGATACCGCCACTAAACGATTTTTGCCAGTACGAGGTGTCGGGCTTCACCGCGACGGTATCTTTAAAATTAGTGGTGATTCGGGTAGAATCTTGTCCAAAGGCATGGGCCAAGCTCAGCCAGCATACGGTGGTGTACAGTAATTTTTTCATACCCCGTATAGACGGACAACCTTTGCCAAAGCCACAGCAGAAAAGCCTTTTAATTGAAAATTTCTACTTTTTTGGTTTGTAAGACCTGCATTGGAAAAACAGTTGTTGTATCGCCGGTCTGAAGCGTCAGGCTAGTCCCATCAACTTTAATGATTTCTCCCTTTACGTCGTCGATTTGGATGACTTGTCCTTCTTTGTATTTACTTCTGGAATAGAACGAAGACAGGATGTTTGACATTACGTCCCGTGAAGCAATTCCGTAGCCGACGGCAAACGCAAAAATTACGCCCCCGATGATGAGGTTGAAACTCGACTCCAGCAATTCTGTATTGATTCCTGCCTGACCGAGTGCGCTGATAACGGTAATGACGAGAAAGAAAACAAAAACTATCATACTTAGCAGACGCCCCGACGAGATGTTGAACGATTGACACATGCTCAACACGGCTTCCCGCAACGTATCAGCCACCAATACACCCACTTGTAGCATGATGGCTGCCGCAATCACTTTTGGAATAAAGCTGACCAACGACGAGACCATATCCGTGATAGCGGCCACACCCAAGGTTTCGGTAGCAGCCGTGATAAAAACCAGCAGGACAAAGTAGTAAAGTACTTTTCCGATAATTTCGCTTAGCTTGATTTCGGTGTTGAGTTGCTTGATAATGCTTATTTCGTTCAGTCGGCTACCGATTTTGTCGAATCCAACCTGAGCCAGCACACGCCGAACAATAAATGCCATCAAACGCGCAACGCCAATACCAATTAACAGAATGACAATGGCCCCCAATATGCGTGGCACAAACTCGACGAACTGATCAATAAGCGTTTGAAATGTATTGCGTAAAACTTCGGTAATATTAGGGAGTTCTTTCATAAAGGTACGGTGTTCACTATTAATACAATTGGGCTATTGAGCAGGGTTAGCCAATACAGATACTACGCCAAACAGGTGGCCAACATAAAGCTCCGTTACAGTAGCAAAATCTCGGATTAAGTCTATTTCCGAAAAAATTTCGGCTTTTAAGTGGGGTGGACATTCGGCGTCCGGTTCCATTTCCAGAAATGGGTTAGGCGTTTCCATCGCAATAATTAGTTTTTATTTAAAGGGCCATCGAATAGACAAAGCAGCTTTGATAGCCAGGAGTAACCAGAATACGGCTCCTTCCAAATAGTACTTCCGAAGTTTGTCACGCGTTCGCTTTAAGCGCATTTTTATAGCGCTTTCTGTAGTACCATGCATATCGGCAAGTTCGCGGATGCTGACATCATCCTGGTATTTCATGAGCAACAGGCTTTGCTCGGTCGGGTCCAGGTGCTCCATAGCTTTTTTGAGCTGCTGCGCTTCCAGTTCGGCCAACTCCGCCAGTCCATCGTCGCTGTTATCAACTTCCAGACGTTCCCAACCCTCGTCCATGTAGATTTCTGAGCGTCGGTGTGGCGCTCTTACGTGGTCGGTGCAGTAGTTATAGGTGATTGAGTATAGCCAGGTAGAAAACCTTGATTGCTCCTTAAAGCTGCCTATTTTGATGACAAGCTTTAGAAAAATATCGTGCGTAAGGTCCTCGGCCTGCTGGCTATCTTTAGTGAACGAAAGGCATTTTCTGTAGACCTTATCACAGTAGCGCTCATACAAACGCTCGAAATACGTATTCTTCTGCGTTTCAATATATAACCGGACCAATTCTTCGTCCGTCAATTGCTTCATTAGTTCGGTGGGGCTATTAGAAACTCACAAAGCAGACAAAGTAACGGTTTTTGACTATTTAGTTAACAATGAGCTTGCATTAACTCATAAAAATGGCTCTTCCTGGCGTTAACTATTCGATTTTCTACTACGAAATCGCCAATTAATTTATAAGCATTTAGATGGCGTTTCCGTAGTCAACTTTCTGGAAAAACAAAAAGCCCGGCTCCGAGCCAGGCTTTTTGTAAAATGAGTATCGCTAAAAACTTAACCGATTGCTACGCGTTTGAACGCCGATACGGTCAGACCTTTGCTTGTTTTGTCGAGCAGTTGTGCGATCGTCAAAGAGTTGTCTTTCACGAACTCCTGATTCAACAACGTATTCTCTTTGTAGAACTTGTTCAGCTTGCCCAGTGCGATTTTTTCGAGCATGGCTTCAGGCTTGCCTTCTTGACGAGCCTGTTCTTTACCAATCTCGATTTCACGCTCAACGATAGTCGAATCAACGCCGTCTTTGTCCAAAGCAACCGGCTTCATGGCCGCAATCTGCATGGCGATGTCTTTACCCACTTCGGCTACATCCGTACCGTTTGTGTTGGTCAGGCCAACCAGAACGCCCAGTTTACCGTTTGAGTGAATGTAAGAAACGACTTGATCAGCGGTGACGGTTTCGAACGAAGCAACGTCGATTTTCTCACCAATTTTACCCATCAGGTCCGTGATATGATCCTGAAGAGCACGGCCATCAGCCTGAGGTGTAGCCAGCAAAGTAGCTTTGTCAGTTGCATCTGTTGCAACTGCTGTGCTAATTACGGCCATTGCCAGATTCTGGAAATCAGCAACTTTCGAAACAGGCTCCGTTTCGCAAGCCAGTGCAATTACTTTACCACTTTTTCCGTCGGGGCTAACGTGTGCCAATACAACACCTTCGGCCGTTGCGTTGTCAGCCCGTTTGTCAGCTATTTTCTGACCCTGCTTCCGCAGAATCTCTTTTGCTTTTTCAAAATCGCCTTCGGCTTCGGTAAGGGCCTTTTTACAGTCCATCATACCTGCTCCGGTCTCTTGCCGAAGTTTGTTTACGTCAGCAGCGGTAATTGCCATTGTTTTGGAGTTTTCAGTTTAATTGTTTTCCGTTTTCAGTCTATGATAAACCGAAAATGAAATCGAAATTAATTTTTATAGAATAGCCCATAGCGGATGGCTACGGGCTATCGTTTGACATTCAATATTCAGTTAGGCTGGATAGCACCATCTGTACCCTGAATGTTTTATGCTTCTTGCTCATCTTCAGCAACAGCCGCTGGCGAAGAGGTAGCTTCTGGCTGTGATTCGCCTTCGGCTTTAGCCTGAGCAAGATCTTCAGCACGTTTCGCTTCTTCTTCTTCCTGGACGCGCTGATCGTCTTTATCCTGCTTCCGCTCCATCAGACCTTCTTCGATGGCCTTACCGATAGCAAGCGTAATCAGCGATATTGACTTATAAGCATCATCATTAGCTGGAATAGCGAAGTCAACAGCTTCTGGATTCGAGTTTGTATCGCACATAGCAAATACAGGGATACCCAGGCGGTGTGCTTCAGCAACAGCGATGTGTTCGCGTTTTACGTCAACAACGAACAGAGCAGCTGGCAGACGGGTCAGATCGGCGATACCACCGAGTACACGCTCCAGTTTTTCTTTATCACGGGTCCGTGTCAAACGCTCCCGCTTGGCAATGCTTTTGATGGTCTCCTCATCTTTCAGCATTTTGTCCAGCGTTTGCATTTTTTTCAGCGATTTGCGGATCGTCGCGAAGTTCGTCAACATACCGCCCTGCCAGCGGTCGGTAACGTAAGGCATTTTCAGACGACGCGCTTCTTCCGAAACGATCTCCTGCGCCTGTTTCTTCGTGGCCACAAACATCACTTTCCGGCCCGAGCGAACGATACCTTTGATAGCGTTCGAAGCCTCTTCCAGCGCGGCTACTGTTTTGTTGAGGTCAATAATGTGGATGCCGTTCTTCTCCATGAAGATGTACGGAGCCATCCGGGGGTCCCACTTACGCGTAAGGTGGCCAAAGTGCACACCAGCGTCGAGGAGGTCTTTATATTCGATTTGTGCCATTTCCGTTAAGAAAAATGAGTTTTTAAAAGTACGCAGCACCACCCGTCGGCATCATCTAAGGGCAGTCTGGACGAGATAAAGTTTCCAGTTGGTTTGGCCTGCGTTTTCCTTGTCAATACAAGTGAAAGCCACAACCGAAACAACCGTAAACTGATATTAGCGTTTCGAGAACTGGAACCGACGACGTGCTTTCCGGCGACCGTATTTCTTACGCTCAACCATGCGCGAGTCACGCGTCAGGAAGCCTTCTTTCTTGAGGGCAGGACGGAAGTCACCGTTCAGTTCAACCAACGCACGAGCAATTGCCATGCGAGTAGCTTCAGCCTGACCCGATACACCACCACCACGAACGTTTACTTTTACGTCGTAGCCGCCAACACCGTTAACGGTTGAGAAAGGCTGGTTCAAGATAATTTGCAGTACTTCGGTAGGGAAATATTGTTTGTAATCTTTCCCGTTTACCGAGATGGCTCCGCTGCCCGCCGACAGATAAACGCGGGAGATGGCAGTTTTACGGCGGCCAATGGTGTTAATACGATCCATTATGACTTAGAATTTAACTGCTTTAGGTTGCTGAGCCTCGTGCGGATGTTGATCACCAGCGTAAACGTACAGATTCGTGTACAACCGACGACCAAGCCGATTTTTCGGCAACATGCCTTTTACGGCGTGTTCGATGATGCGCTCGGGGTGCTTTTCCAGCAACAACCGGGGCGTAGCGAACCGTTGACCACCCGGATAACCCGTGTGGCGGACATAAACTTTGTCGGTCAACTTCGAGCCGGTCAGGCGAACCTTATCGGCATTGATGACGATCACGTTATCCCCGCAGTCAACGTGTGGCGTAAAGTTGGTTTTGTGTTTGCCGCGGATCAGACGTGCGATTTGACTGGCCAACCGACCAAGCACTTCGCCCTGAGCGTCAACCACAATCCACTCCTTTTGCGCCGTTTCTTTGTTGGCAGAGATGGTTTTGTAACTGAGCGTATTCACTGTTATGGAGACTAATTAATTGATTTCTAAAACGTTGCTTAAATAAAAAGCACTCCCGCTTCGAAACGGGAGTGCAAATATAGGCGTTATCTTGCTGAAAAACAAGGTCCTGCCGATTTTTCCTTCTTAGCGTAGTTTCAGCGTTGCCAAAGCCAGTACGGCCAGAATGATTCCGACAATCCAGAAACGGGTTACTAATTTGGCTTCGTGGTACCCTTTCTTCTGAAAATGGTGATGCAGGGGCGACATGAGAAATACGCGTCTACCCTCTCCGTACTTACGCTTGGTGTATTTGAAATAGCTGACCTGTATGATGACCGATAGATTTTCGATCAGGAAAATTCCGCAGACGAGAGGAATCATTAGCTCTTTACGGATCGCCAGAAACAGTACGGCAATAACACCACCAATCATTAAGCTGCCGGTATCGCCCATAAACACCTGCGCCGGGTACGAATTGTACCAGAGAAAGCCCACGCAGGCTCCCACAAAAGCCGCGCAGAAAACGACCAACTCACCCGAATTGGGAATGAACATGATCGTTAAGTACTGCGATGCAATCTTGTTGCTCGATAGCCAGGCCAATATCGCTAAGGTTATTCCTATGACAACCGATGTACCAGCTGCCAACCCATCAATCCCATCTGTAATATTAGCACCGTTCGAGACAGCCGTAATGATAAAGATACACACTAATACATAGACAATCCAGGTGTAACTATCAGGTAATAAGCCAAACAACAGCGAGCTGTAATCGAAGTCAATGTTCTTGACAAACGGAACTGTTGTCAGCGTGGACTTTATATCGGTGTATACATCGGGGACGGCGGATGTATTCAGCAAACGCGGAGCGTACTTACGAATTTTAACGTACTGGTTGAAATAGAGCGTCAGGCCGACAATCAATCCTAATCCGATTTGCCCGACCACTTTAAATCTGCCTTCTAGTCCTTCTTTATTCTTTTTGA contains the following coding sequences:
- a CDS encoding DUF3078 domain-containing protein — protein: MKKLLYTTVCWLSLAHAFGQDSTRITTNFKDTVAVKPDTSYWQKSFSGGINFNQASFSNWSGGGVNSVSLGAVVAARAFYEKEKMSWDNTADLQLGYVTQVGTTRKAADQLILISVLGRKIAPKWDLFVSGTFNTFFAPGYRYDKLPADQPRLKVSNFFAPAQLTFGVGVAYRPNDWFSLRMSPVAPRFTFVSDDAVRVRELSDGTFVADPTQVAYGVQPGRKMRTEWLAFQLQTVINRNLTQNIALNARYQLFTVYENLRNVNHRLDLLLTAKVSRYLNTTFGLIALYNKDFSSSLQIQQTLAIGLVYNISSFRQKRDPLKSTDPLPGRF
- the tsf gene encoding translation elongation factor Ts, which encodes MAITAADVNKLRQETGAGMMDCKKALTEAEGDFEKAKEILRKQGQKIADKRADNATAEGVVLAHVSPDGKSGKVIALACETEPVSKVADFQNLAMAVISTAVATDATDKATLLATPQADGRALQDHITDLMGKIGEKIDVASFETVTADQVVSYIHSNGKLGVLVGLTNTNGTDVAEVGKDIAMQIAAMKPVALDKDGVDSTIVEREIEIGKEQARQEGKPEAMLEKIALGKLNKFYKENTLLNQEFVKDNSLTIAQLLDKTSKGLTVSAFKRVAIG
- a CDS encoding mechanosensitive ion channel family protein → MKELPNITEVLRNTFQTLIDQFVEFVPRILGAIVILLIGIGVARLMAFIVRRVLAQVGFDKIGSRLNEISIIKQLNTEIKLSEIIGKVLYYFVLLVFITAATETLGVAAITDMVSSLVSFIPKVIAAAIMLQVGVLVADTLREAVLSMCQSFNISSGRLLSMIVFVFFLVITVISALGQAGINTELLESSFNLIIGGVIFAFAVGYGIASRDVMSNILSSFYSRSKYKEGQVIQIDDVKGEIIKVDGTSLTLQTGDTTTVFPMQVLQTKKVEIFN
- the mraY gene encoding phospho-N-acetylmuramoyl-pentapeptide-transferase, translating into MLYYLFHFLDERYNFPGAGVFQYISFRALGAVITSLLIAAVFGRRIIDILRNLQIGESIRDLGLEGQMQKRGTPTMGGFIILASLLIPALLFAKLSNVYIVLALVSTVWTGLIGFLDDYIKVFKKNKEGLEGRFKVVGQIGLGLIVGLTLYFNQYVKIRKYAPRLLNTSAVPDVYTDIKSTLTTVPFVKNIDFDYSSLLFGLLPDSYTWIVYVLVCIFIITAVSNGANITDGIDGLAAGTSVVIGITLAILAWLSSNKIASQYLTIMFIPNSGELVVFCAAFVGACVGFLWYNSYPAQVFMGDTGSLMIGGVIAVLFLAIRKELMIPLVCGIFLIENLSVIIQVSYFKYTKRKYGEGRRVFLMSPLHHHFQKKGYHEAKLVTRFWIVGIILAVLALATLKLR
- a CDS encoding RNA polymerase sigma factor, which encodes MKQLTDEELVRLYIETQKNTYFERLYERYCDKVYRKCLSFTKDSQQAEDLTHDIFLKLVIKIGSFKEQSRFSTWLYSITYNYCTDHVRAPHRRSEIYMDEGWERLEVDNSDDGLAELAELEAQQLKKAMEHLDPTEQSLLLMKYQDDVSIRELADMHGTTESAIKMRLKRTRDKLRKYYLEGAVFWLLLAIKAALSIRWPFK
- the rpsI gene encoding 30S ribosomal protein S9; amino-acid sequence: MDRINTIGRRKTAISRVYLSAGSGAISVNGKDYKQYFPTEVLQIILNQPFSTVNGVGGYDVKVNVRGGGVSGQAEATRMAIARALVELNGDFRPALKKEGFLTRDSRMVERKKYGRRKARRRFQFSKR
- the rpsB gene encoding 30S ribosomal protein S2; the protein is MAQIEYKDLLDAGVHFGHLTRKWDPRMAPYIFMEKNGIHIIDLNKTVAALEEASNAIKGIVRSGRKVMFVATKKQAQEIVSEEARRLKMPYVTDRWQGGMLTNFATIRKSLKKMQTLDKMLKDEETIKSIAKRERLTRTRDKEKLERVLGGIADLTRLPAALFVVDVKREHIAVAEAHRLGIPVFAMCDTNSNPEAVDFAIPANDDAYKSISLITLAIGKAIEEGLMERKQDKDDQRVQEEEEAKRAEDLAQAKAEGESQPEATSSPAAVAEDEQEA
- the mscL gene encoding large conductance mechanosensitive channel protein MscL; protein product: MLSEFRAFIAQGNVLDLAVGIIIGAAFGKITTSLVEDIINPILGLVIGGIDFSQMKIVLKEAVGTTPEVAIRYGNFLNVAIQFLIIAWVVFLIVKLANRARLSSSLGSKP
- the rplM gene encoding 50S ribosomal protein L13 — protein: MNTLSYKTISANKETAQKEWIVVDAQGEVLGRLASQIARLIRGKHKTNFTPHVDCGDNVIVINADKVRLTGSKLTDKVYVRHTGYPGGQRFATPRLLLEKHPERIIEHAVKGMLPKNRLGRRLYTNLYVYAGDQHPHEAQQPKAVKF